The Gadus macrocephalus chromosome 12, ASM3116895v1 genome segment CTTCGAATGCAAAGACAAAATGTGATaaatatgatgatgatgtagtAAAAAGTAATTTAGAAGGGCACTTAGTTGTAGTAAATTATCTTGACAGTCCTTAGTGGAAACCTCAATTTAAATCTCTTTGGAGATTAGGGGGGTAGAAAATTCCATGGCTTTAATGGAAAAACATGAGATTACCAGGAATTTCCACATGGGAAATTGTTGTCTGCAAGGGCAGACAGaatgctgttgttttttgatTCAACCTTCCCAGAACAGCGTACGAGCCGTGGATCACATGAGACAAAAGGGAGATGACAAAAATCGTCATCATATGCAACATCATGACATGTGCAACATGTGATCAATAGTTTCCAGTGCAACAGTTCTACACATAAAAATAGAGATATTTTAGATGTAGACCTTGAATAACAAGAGAAAGGATCTTAGTCAAATATAATACAGATCAGATATATTCAATTGCCTTTTTCAGACCCGAAAGTTTCTAAAATACAACTGGAGAGAATGTAGCAGATTATAATATTGATACAatgcctgaaaaaaaaaaacatgccctCTGCCTCAACATTGTGTTCGCTCCACAATAACATACTGTAGCGGCAACCAAGAAGCACACGCAGTCAGGTTTTAACTCAACTGTAGCTCTGCGtcccatacaccgcacgactgcgggctacttttaatccacacacaaacgcacgagAAAAACAGCACACCCAACATGAACAAACATGACACAGTCAGCGATGTATAACGATAAATACAGAGTAGCAttgaacaacacacaactaaaCAACACCCCggcccgaacccatcaaccccactcaACCCACCAACAAACAAAGACTTTAAAACCCCATTTCATCAACTGAAAGCACTTAACTCCCAGGATCCCCATACGTGGGTCGCCACAATACTAAACGTTTccctgtaaagccctttgagatgCGTCAGACATGAAACACCTGGGCATCAGGCTATCTGCCATTGTTCATGTCAGTGTGCAGAGGTGAAAAAGGTCACTGCTTGGCCATACAGACCCTTCCTCCGATAAGGTTGAGGTCTTGTAGGGGGGGTGTGGGGTAAGGGTTGGTGGGGAGGGGCCTCTCACCTATTATAAGGTATCACCTTACCTCCAACACTGACACATTGTCTGCATCCATTTCCCATGTGGCATCCTTCCCCCTTTCTCTTATTCACCAATATAGTAAAACAACTTCCCTAATAGTTGACACTTAACTAATCAGGCCTACACTCAGACACTCATCATTCATGTGCAGCACGTCTAACGCTCTGATTGAGTCTGTTAACCTTGACGTAACGATGTCTTGTGTTATAAAGAAGCTCCTTGCGTGAATTAGCCAGGGCTCGGGTGTCATTCACATGATCCCCGGCCTACTACGGATCAGGTTCCTCCACTGTGGGGGACAAGCAAGGCCTCTTTACGGCCTGCTGCTGTTACCTAGCTACTCTCATCACTTATTCAGAGCCCCCAGCGAGCTGCCCTAGGTGTTCTACTAGGTGCTCCCGACAGCAGCAGGGACAGTTTCTCTGCGCCCCGGCCAGAGAAGCACACAACCCAGGCTCCAGTACGAAGACGACTACGGTCAAGAACGGAGCCCATGGAGAACGGCGAGTCCAAGAGCCCCCAGACCGAGGAAGAGCCTGTGGCGAttgcagcggcggcggcggcagtggcGGCGTCAGCGGCTCCGGAGACAGGGGCCCCAAATGACGAACCGAAGGCCCAAAGCCAGACGACCGGCCCTAACCCGGAGGGCTCGGAACCCACGGCACCCCCGCTGCCCCCTCCGTCGCCACCTCTGGCGGGCCCAGCGGAGTATCCCAGGCCCAGGCTCGTGTTCCACACCCAGCTGGCCCACGGGAGCCCCACGGGACGCATCAGCGGCTTCACCAACGTCAAGGAGCTGTACGCCAAAATCGCAGAGGTGTTCAACATCTCCGCCTCTGAGGTAAGGCATCCATTTTAATTTGTATTACACAAGCTAAGAGTTCACCCGGGTTGAGGAGAGAGCTATTGTTTTGTTCACGGTTGACTGCACTTCCTGGCCAGGTAAAAATTAAGCTGAAAGCCAACGGTGGATAGATCGGATCATCTGGCCGGTAAAACATTGCAGGGGTTACATATTAAAATGCTTAATTGGCAGGAAGGCTTTTTTCCGGTTTGGCAGATAGCAAGAACAAAAGCCTTTTTGAACCCTGCTGAGATATGATAACCAATAACCAGAATAACGGCTTGCTGTTTGTTTTGTACGTGGCATTGTTTTGGTTAAATGTATGATTGACGGTGATAATGATACGGTAGTAATCAGCACTGTAAGCGCGGTGGTCAGTCGAGGTCTGTGTCGGGTTTTGTCTGGTGCTGGGGGAAGGTGTTACATTTCGGCTCTTCCGACAGCGTTTCCATGATGCGCTCGCTGAGGGTGTTACACCTCGTCGCCACCAGCTGTCTGGGCCGGCACTAATTCGATCCGTTGTCGGGATCAATAATGCAAATAAATAAACGAAAAATTATCTTTAGTTTGACGGGTGACGGTGTAGACAGCGGTGGCAAAAGTGCACATTCTTCACTCAAGTAGAAGAACAGATACTTGTTTATAAAAAGGCTCTAGTAAAGTACAAGTACTGATTCAACTtctttactcaagtaaaagtggAAAATGACAGGCTCTGAAATGTATTCAAAGTATAAAAGTAAAGAAGTATCCCTGGGACATTCTACATGCTGTTTCTGTGCAAAGCTAACTGAACCGCACATCATATTAATATAATTCAAAGACTGTTTGGGTTTGAACCATTCTAActtcaaatgaaataaaaaattaaatgaagATGTACTTTGCGCCGATGAACAAATCAGTTTTGAATTTCAGCAGCGGAACCTGTTTTTCTAGAAACTTTTTTGCTAGAAATTCCATAACGTCTTCTAAAGGACTAAAAACCATACTTAATTACAGTAACAAAGTTTTCATTAATTCCCACCTCTGCACATACAGCAGATAAAGGGGAATCATACTGATAAGATTGGAAGAAACCTTCATGTGAAGCGCAGTGTATCAAGGGTTTTGAACCCAGCATCTTGCGTTAAATATTGTACTAATTGTATTGTGTCACTGAAGATTTTAAATGAAGATAGATGGCTGAGGCATTAAAATGGCCAATTtataatgctgtgtgtgttggtcacaTTGGGGATAAAACAGATCTGACTTTTTATATCGATTTTGGAACAACTTAGCATGAACAAGTTAAAAGAATCACTTTGACAGTGTATCTGAACAgaacatgatgatgatgatccgTTTCTTATGATCCGTTTGATTTCCAAACACAATTTGTCATTGTGTGGATACATTAGTTTAAATACAACTGCCATAGCTAAATGGAACAGAACTCGATGTTCTGGATATTCTCTGTCCGGCTACGTCATTCAACAGATTCAGTTTAAATGGAAAGTGGATTTCTTGATTGATTTGGTAACAATGTGTGGTCACAAGCTACATTACTCTTTTATCAGacacttagtgtgtgtgtgcaggctggatgcgtgtgtggaaggtgtgtatatatatatatatggtctatatatattcacagagagagggggatggacagagagagtgagtcaggGGGCGGGTGGAAAATAAGACATACAGAAGGAGATAATGTACACAATGGTCGTATCCTCAGGTAATACACATTAAGATAAGAGGCTGACATTGGTCTTATCGCATGCTTATCGGCAGCGGTGCTGCCAAGGCCAGTCTAACACGCTGGTGCAAAACAAGCAGTCGCACGCGAAGGGGTAAATTAATTGAATGGCTGAGATATGTGTCTTCATACATTCCATAGGAAGTGACCTTGACCGGCTTAtcagcacacacagagactgaagCTACACATTCAAAGCTGTTTACACCTGCTTTTAACAAGTTTCCTTTAACTCCACTATACGTaacattttgttaaatcaaaGAATTATAGTACTTCCctatatatttataatgatTAATCTGAAATGCCATATGATATGAAATCACTTTCACGACCAGACAAGTTATGTTATCAGGAGCTGAACAAATTAACAGACAGATCACAgtatattatgttatttacaTAGGCCATTGAAACGATGGCTATATAAGTAGACCTACTGTAGCAAAAAGGCCTACTCTAATTTTGACATAATATATGTAGTATGCGGCtaaaacaaatgaaataaaCCCTCACTGATGAACAAATTAATGAATTGGTGGCTGATATGGTCTTATAGTTTATAACAGAGCTGGTCGTGTACTCAAGGCATACAATTATGAAAATATGTTGTATTGGGTTTCAGTGCATTCCACAAGGTGACGACCCAGGCTTGGAAGGTTGAAACGTAGGTCTTCTTTGTAGGAAATTGATGTGGTAACCTTTAAAATGCACTGGGGCTGTACAGGAACTGATGCTCAGCTGTTACTTTCATTTCACAGCCATTTACAAGCCGCAAAATACAGAACAAGGGCCTGACCTTTTTTCGGGGacaattgtatgttttttttagggCGACACACTCAGAGCCCCAGTTCCCGTTTGACCCAGCGCTTAAATATGCATCATACAATACACTGATATACCTTGCTGACCCTCACTGTTTTCGTGGTTGTGTTGCCATAAACCGTTTTACATCATATACATCAGGGGTTCCCACAGCTTGGGCGGCCACCGAAGCATCACACGCCCACCACCCCCGGAAAACTAAACCACCTTAACTAACACCTTTTCTGGCGAAAACCCTGTACATGTGAACAACAACGTGTCTATTAAAAGTTGTATTCGGTGGACCAACCGTATTTTTTCATGTCTGTATGACTACAGATGAAGAGATTTAGGCCTTACATGGATTGTGGTTCACACGGATTACAAATGCAAGCACGGATTGTCAATCTCTTCAAACAGATTGGTAATAATTTCGCACCGATTaacaatacaaacacagacgACTAATGCACGCAGGCATTGGAAATCTGTTTACATTAACAATATAGAGAAACATTAACCCCCATGGCTCTATCGCCTTTGAGTAGGCTTATCCAGTGAGTGACTGAAGTCAGGCTCAGAGAGTTTATGGGAAGCCTGATTGAACATGCTTGATTGGGAAAGGTAAGACGTGGATCCATGGCTCTTTCGCCTTTGAGTAGGCTTATCCAGTGAGTGACTGAAGTCAGGCTCAGAGAGTTTATGGGAAGCCTGATTGAACATGCTTGATTGGGGAAGCTAAGACGTGGATCTTTTGATCATGCTTTCCTGGCAACCGATTACCTTTTTTCAGGCAGTCACATAGCATGGCCTTGAACTGCACTCAGACGGCAATGAAAGACCAATTAGATCACTCCATTGACAACCTCTCATTGAGaatcacctgtgtgtgtgtgtgtgtgtaagggtcaTTTTGCTTGGGAAATACCACCAACATTAAATGTAAATGCAGTGTTACAACATTTGCATTTACTTTAACTCTGTATTGACTATTTCTTTTTACCATGCTTTTATCTGAAAAGTCTTACAGAGATTTCAGATACAGTTCCTTAATGAAGCAGTGGTGAGGCCTGCCTCAAGGACGTCTGTGTAGGCGCCCGGTGGCATACCTTTGGGATCTGACATAATAGGGCAGAGGCTATTTATCTTTGGCTGAGACATCCAAACCTTGACACTCCACTGCCCCTGCTGACTGAGTTTAACAATGCTATTTTGATGGAACACAAGTTCCTCTCTAACAAACATCAGAGATAGAATGACATCTATTTTAAGTTATTACCGAATCCTATATGTGTTTTCAAGTCTGACTTAATCCGTTTTCAATTTCTCAAGAAAATACTATTGCTACCTGTGCAGGTTTCTGAAACCATGCTGCCCTCTAGTGTTCAACAAAGTGGTGGACGAATGTAAATCGAGTGAATACAACATTTATAAAACTGACTCACATCTACACAGATGGGACTTCTGACTTCTACACAGTAAGGGGTGCAGGAGTATAAGCTCTGTTCCACAATTAAATAGTGGATTCAGGGTATAGTGGATACAGGGCCATATGGCAGCACTACATTTCCTACGTTTTTATTCCTTATCGCACCCTATATAACTTGGTCCACTTTGAATGAATTGGCTTCTCTCTTCATCTTCTCTACCAACCATGATCCCTCCTTCTCAAAGCGACCTAAGCTCTGTTTTGGTTTCTCACTCCTTAGATCTTGTTCTGCACCTTGAACTCACACAAGGTGGACATGCAGAAGCTGCTGGGGGGGCAGATCGGCCTGGAGGACTTCATCTTCGCCCACGTCCGGGGGGAGAccaaggaggtggaggtgaccaAGACGGAAGACGCCCTGGGCCTCACCATCACGGACAACGGAGCCGGCTACGCCTTCATCAAGGTGGAGGATAAGGAAACCATGACGATAGCGATATCATAAAACAGTTAGGGGTTACAACGGGACATAAGAACAGTTAGGATTACAACAGAACAGACCTTTTAAGGAATTTCTCTTAATTGTAATAATATTTTCATGAATTGTGT includes the following:
- the gipc3 gene encoding PDZ domain-containing protein GIPC3; this encodes MENGESKSPQTEEEPVAIAAAAAAVAASAAPETGAPNDEPKAQSQTTGPNPEGSEPTAPPLPPPSPPLAGPAEYPRPRLVFHTQLAHGSPTGRISGFTNVKELYAKIAEVFNISASEILFCTLNSHKVDMQKLLGGQIGLEDFIFAHVRGETKEVEVTKTEDALGLTITDNGAGYAFIKRIKEGSTIDQLKTVCVGDHIEAINDQSIVGCRHYEVAKMLKEQPRGVPFTLRLVEPKKAFDMIGMRTRAPKSSEGKMVNGKETLRLRSKGSATVQETPDEFEEQATKKVDDLLESYMGIRDLELATTIVEAGKDKKNPDDFAEALDSVLGDFAFPDVFLFDVWGAIGDVKNGRI